One part of the Thermoanaerobacterium sp. CMT5567-10 genome encodes these proteins:
- a CDS encoding DUF896 domain-containing protein — MITKEMIDRINFLYHKSKSEGLTDEEKLEQSKLRREYIKEIRERVKQQLDNIEFVDEDSCHDDCCHHHQHN, encoded by the coding sequence ATGATTACAAAAGAGATGATAGATAGAATAAATTTTTTGTACCATAAGTCGAAAAGTGAAGGACTGACAGATGAAGAAAAGTTAGAACAGTCTAAATTAAGGAGAGAATATATTAAGGAAATAAGAGAGAGGGTAAAACAGCAACTTGACAACATAGAATTTGTAGATGAAGATTCTTGCCATGATGATTGTTGTCATCATCACCAGCACAATTGA
- the sfsA gene encoding DNA/RNA nuclease SfsA, which translates to MVIENPIIKGKFVKRINRFLAYVEIDGEVILTHVPNTGRCKELFVPGATVVLEKREGKERKTLYELEFVYKGSRLISIDSQVPNKVVLDNILRGRLKQFHGYDLIEKEKTYENSKFDIKLSKKDEVFFIEVKGVTLEEDGVVMFPDAPTERGAKHMLELKKVKESGMRAAVIFLVQMDDVLYFTPNVKTDKKFASALKDAVDAGVEAYAFCCDVKENFVDIKREVEIRF; encoded by the coding sequence ATGGTTATAGAAAATCCGATTATTAAAGGTAAATTCGTAAAGAGGATAAACAGATTTTTGGCCTATGTTGAAATTGACGGAGAGGTAATCCTTACGCATGTGCCCAATACAGGCAGATGTAAAGAATTGTTTGTGCCGGGTGCAACTGTTGTGCTGGAAAAGCGAGAAGGCAAGGAACGGAAAACTCTATATGAGTTAGAGTTTGTGTATAAAGGTTCAAGGTTAATATCCATAGATTCACAAGTGCCTAATAAAGTTGTGCTGGATAATATTTTGAGAGGCAGATTAAAACAGTTTCACGGATACGATTTGATAGAAAAGGAAAAGACATATGAAAACAGCAAATTCGATATAAAGCTTTCAAAGAAAGATGAGGTTTTTTTCATAGAAGTGAAAGGCGTCACCCTTGAGGAAGATGGTGTTGTAATGTTTCCTGATGCACCTACCGAAAGAGGGGCAAAGCACATGCTGGAACTTAAAAAGGTAAAAGAAAGCGGCATGAGGGCGGCGGTCATTTTTCTTGTGCAGATGGACGACGTACTGTACTTTACGCCTAATGTAAAGACAGATAAAAAGTTTGCATCTGCATTAAAAGATGCTGTCGATGCAGGTGTTGAAGCATATGCATTCTGCTGCGATGTGAAAGAAAACTTTGTCGATATAAAGAGGGAAGTTGAGATTAGATTTTAA
- the queD gene encoding 6-carboxytetrahydropterin synthase QueD — MKVTKVFTFDSAHNLTKYNGKCENLHGHTYKLEVTVEGVVNDEGILIDFAELKSIVENEVVKKLDHTYLNDVLGFNTTCENIIVWMWERLETRLKTERYHLYKIKLWETPTNFAEVDIKDFEK; from the coding sequence GTGAAGGTAACAAAAGTATTTACTTTTGACAGTGCTCACAATTTGACAAAATACAATGGTAAATGCGAAAATTTACATGGTCATACGTATAAACTAGAAGTAACTGTAGAAGGCGTTGTTAATGACGAGGGGATACTTATTGATTTTGCTGAGTTAAAGTCAATTGTAGAAAATGAAGTGGTTAAAAAATTAGATCATACGTACTTAAATGATGTTTTAGGATTTAACACTACATGTGAGAATATTATTGTATGGATGTGGGAAAGACTGGAGACTCGTTTAAAGACAGAAAGATATCATCTTTACAAGATTAAGTTGTGGGAGACTCCTACAAATTTTGCAGAAGTGGATATTAAAGACTTTGAAAAATAA
- the folK gene encoding 2-amino-4-hydroxy-6-hydroxymethyldihydropteridine diphosphokinase — protein sequence MTDIYISIGSNVGDREGYLKSALIKLAKNSVIIEKVSPIYETEPVGYKEQGRFLNAVVQAKTKLKPRELLKIINTVEKELGRERVIRWGPRTIDIDILLYGDVTINDDDLKIPHERMWERAFVLVPLNDIDPNITNDGVKLSRIIEMLPDKEGVKLYKMDWYKVV from the coding sequence GATTGGCTCAAATGTGGGAGACCGGGAAGGATACTTAAAAAGTGCACTTATTAAGCTTGCAAAGAATTCAGTTATCATAGAAAAAGTATCTCCTATTTATGAGACAGAACCTGTTGGATATAAAGAACAAGGCCGATTTTTAAATGCGGTGGTACAGGCAAAGACGAAACTTAAGCCCCGTGAGCTTCTTAAAATTATAAATACGGTAGAAAAAGAGCTTGGAAGAGAGAGGGTTATAAGATGGGGACCCCGTACAATTGATATAGATATACTGTTGTATGGTGATGTAACTATAAATGATGATGATTTAAAAATACCTCATGAGAGAATGTGGGAGAGAGCGTTTGTACTTGTGCCACTTAATGATATTGATCCCAACATCACGAATGATGGAGTAAAATTATCGCGTATAATAGAAATGCTGCCGGACAAAGAAGGTGTGAAACTTTATAAAATGGATTGGTATAAGGTGGTGTAG